The Medicago truncatula cultivar Jemalong A17 chromosome 7, MtrunA17r5.0-ANR, whole genome shotgun sequence genome includes the window gtaaattaagttgtttatccaaatagggTCTATATAAGATTTGGggcatcttaatatttttttgatgtgattttgaAGATTGGTGAAGTGGGAGAATTATCTGAGATATTTCAGTGGAAAGGTGAAGTTCAAAGGGGACTACCAGATTttaaagaggaagaaaaagttCATCTTGGAGAAGAGCTTTCCGATGTATTGCTTTACCTTGTGAGGCTCTCTGACATCTGTGGTGTTGATCTTGGCAAAGCTGCTTTGAGAAAAGTTGAACTCAATGCTATCAAATATCCGGCAAAAGCTAGCAAAGAGGTCGCAAACAAGGAAGATGGAATTGAAAACTCTACCTCTGCCGATAATGGTACTGATTGAAAGGGTTTGATAATATGTAGTTAAACTTAAAGGGTGTAGCTGAATTAAATGTTGGTATAATGGTTTGTATGCCATTGCATTGAAACTGGTATTAGGTACTTTTATTTTTGCCACAAATTTTGTTACTGTTACCCCTTTTACAAATGTGAGATGTGGTGACTCTCTTTATTCCattttaatgatatttaaaTTTTCAGGAAATGGTAGATGAATAATTAGAAATGAGGATTTTCtttcattcatatatatatgttaCAGGTGGACATGGGTCTCAGTCAGTTGATCTGTGAAACCGATCAACtcgaaccaaaccaaatatTTAGATTGGTTTGGGTAGTTGGTTTAGTGTTCTAGTCTACTCGATGTGATAGATTTGCATATATTGAGTTGTAGAAGTTAGAACTTAGTCAACTTGAATGAATTTTATAAGAAACAGTTGCAGAAGGCGATGAAATGAATAGCAACTGTGATTGCCGAGAAGGAGAAGGGGGAGAAGAAGTGTGTCCAATGGGATTAACTGCAGAACATGGTTCGATGCTACAATATTTAACATCGTTGTCCATTTGTTTTTTATGTCAATTTTGCTGGTCATGAAACTCCATTTCAACTCCGGCCCTTCCCTTCCCATTATTTGTTGATTTGAGTGTTCTCTAGATTTATGGCTAATCAACTTAGGTGGATTTACCATTTTACTCTCACCACTGGAGGACTTGGGCAGCATGTTTGGCATTGATAGCAGAAAAGGTTGTCTGCCAAAGACCCTTCCTTTCCTTTGGAATTGGATGAGATACTAGTGAGTAGAacttcaatttggtcattttctaaaatgtgttttttttaatgacattttCTAAAAACTATTGAATTTACAAACAATTTATTAAATCAGAATGCCTGAATCAATCCAAATGTGTGATAAGTTGGTTCACTCAAAAGTTATACACTATACGATGGGTCCGTTTGtaattcaaatatacatatacatatacatatatatatatatatatatatatatatatatatatatatatatatatatatatatatatatatatatatatatatatataggtttgctaggatacacccactagtttttattaaggtgtgttttagtgaagatataactaaaaagttgttaaatacaccttaagatgaatgttgctaaaacacaccttcttaaaaaataagtgggtgtatgttagcaactcctataggcatttgctagaatacacccacttattttttagaatgtgtgttttagcaagttataactaaaaagtagttaaatgcaccttaaggtgtagcttgttaaaacactcccacataaaaactagtgggtgttctagcaaatcccatatatatgtatatgttcaATTAGTTAGCCAAATAGGTTTTATTTGGTTTACTAAAATGAAAAC containing:
- the LOC11431912 gene encoding dCTP pyrophosphatase 1, giving the protein MAGVPEGDSVTIGKLKQIQAQFAKERDWDQYHSPRNLLLAMIGEVGELSEIFQWKGEVQRGLPDFKEEEKVHLGEELSDVLLYLVRLSDICGVDLGKAALRKVELNAIKYPAKASKEVANKEDGIENSTSADNGTD